The region GCGTTGCTATGAATAGTATTAGGTTTATTACGAATCCTATTAATGGTATTATGAATATTATGTCCATGAATTTACCGTAAACTCTAGCTCCAAAGGTTAATACTAGGTAGAATACTAAGACCATGATGAATGATGTGAGTAGTATGCCTGTATCGGTCATTAGGAATTGTCCAGCCCCTATTAGGCTGTCTGATTTAGCAGCCCTACCAGCTAATACTAGGAATGGTCCTAGATTTACAGCGAAAGCTCTACTCAAGGTTCCAATTACGAATGCTGAGCTCAGTATAATCCCCCATCCACCTAGGAATCCAAGTAGTGGGTTTACTGTTCTTGATACGAATACGTATAGGGCTGAGCTTCTCGGTAGATCTCCAGCTATGTGTGCAATTACGAAGCTTAATGGTATTGTCATTAAGCCAACTAAAACATATGCTAATGGTACATTGGCTCCAGGATATAGGTTAGCTCCTTGCAATACGAGTACATTTATCCCTGCTCCAATGGCTCCAGATAATGCAACGGAGAGTGATTCCAACATCCCTAGTTCTCTAACAAGCCCAGAAGCTCTCCTAACATATACAGTTTCTCTAATTACTTCCCCCATATTTAATCACTCAATTTATAAATTTATTTTGTATAAAATATAAAGCTTATCATATTTTCATAAACATATTTATCAATTGATTTTGTCTTTAAACCATTTTGGATTTTGCAACCTTAAGGTTTATATTCTCCATGAGGTTTAATTGTATTTGTGGGATTATGAGGATTGCTTTTGCAGCTGATGTTCATGGTAATGAGACTACTTGGAGGAAGTTTATTAATGTTCATAAGTATATTAAGGGGATAAATGTCCTAATCATGGGTGGAGATTTGACTGGTAAGATGCTTGTACCCATATTTAAGCAGAGTGATGGAAGCTACGTTTGCCATTTCAATGTTGATTACCATATTAGGAGTGAGAAGGAGCTTAATGATCTATGTAATACTATAAGGTTTAGTGGTGGATACCCATATGTGACTACTGAGGAGGAGTGGAAGAATCTCACGCATGAAGATAGGGATAGGATTATGGAGGGGCAGATGAGGGAGACTCTTAGTAGGTGGATTAGGATGGCTGATGAGAATGTTCCGAAGGATATTCAGATAATTATGAATCCAGGTAATGATGATTCCCCAGTTGTGGATGAAATAATAAAGGAGAGTGATAGAGTCATATATCCATTGGATAAGGTTGTTAGACTTGATGATCATCATGAAATGATAAGTTGTGAATATGTTAATCCCACTCCATGGAAGACTCCTAGAGAACTTCCTGAAGATGAATTGCTAAAACTTTTGGAGAGTAAGTTAAATGGTGTTTCTGTGGATATGGATCATTTAATATGTAATTTCCATGCACCACCATATAATAGTGGGTTGGATAATGCCCCTGAATTGGATAAGGATCTTAGACCAAAACATGGAGTTAAGGGTATAAGTATAATTCCCGTGGGGAGTAAGGCTGTTAGAACATTTATTGAGAAGTATCAGCCTAAGCTTGGTCTTCATGGACATATACATGAATCTTCAGCTGCAAGGAAGATTGGTAAAACCCTATGCGTAAATCCAGGTTCAGGGTATATGGAGGGGACTTTAAGGCTATATGTTATAGATGTTGAGAAGGATAGGATTAAGGATCATTGGAGGATTACTGGGTAAACTTCACAATGCAATCATTTAATCCATTAAACTGATATTTTTGTGGTTATTGGGCGTTCCCCAAATATCCTTTCTGCAGCTTTCTTCACATTCTCCCTGTATTGTGGGAACGTGTATACTCTTAATACATCCACATACCCCTTTAGCACACTTGCTATGTTTGATATTTCGCTCATCCTCATCAAGATCTTCTTATCGTTAACTTCTTCAAATACGTATACCTCCATTGGGTCTAATTGTTTTGGGCTGTATGGTATTGATGGTAGTGTTGGTAGGTCTATGTAAACTTGCCCCTCAGATATCTTTGCTTCTTCAGCTAGCTCCCTCTCCACCTCCCTCCTTATGTTTTCGTTGGATAGTATGCTTGATATATACTTGTCCTTTGTATGTATTGTTGCTTCATATGCGCATTTGAGTAATTGTCTCCTCTCCAACATTTCAATCATCTTATACGCTAATCTCAAGTTTTCATCCCTCTCATTCTTTGCTTCCCTTATTTTGACTATTATGTATGGGTCATCCATGATTATGTAGTCTTCAGGATCCTTTATGTTCTTTAACCCTATGTAGTCTGCAGCTAAATCCATTGCCTTACTCATCATCATGTTTGCACTTCTCACGGTTCTATGATAGTATACTGCTT is a window of Candidatus Methanomethylicota archaeon DNA encoding:
- a CDS encoding metallophosphoesterase; protein product: MDFATLRFIFSMRFNCICGIMRIAFAADVHGNETTWRKFINVHKYIKGINVLIMGGDLTGKMLVPIFKQSDGSYVCHFNVDYHIRSEKELNDLCNTIRFSGGYPYVTTEEEWKNLTHEDRDRIMEGQMRETLSRWIRMADENVPKDIQIIMNPGNDDSPVVDEIIKESDRVIYPLDKVVRLDDHHEMISCEYVNPTPWKTPRELPEDELLKLLESKLNGVSVDMDHLICNFHAPPYNSGLDNAPELDKDLRPKHGVKGISIIPVGSKAVRTFIEKYQPKLGLHGHIHESSAARKIGKTLCVNPGSGYMEGTLRLYVIDVEKDRIKDHWRITG